A window from Aquabacterium sp. NJ1 encodes these proteins:
- a CDS encoding acyl-CoA synthetase produces MPSVATLRPAPTISIAAGVRQLDDVHAIEAGEPDLIGPVRNTYELLQRGAQRHPDAPALSFFLRTEDHTTPVVWTHREWMARITQAANAFRQLGVGRDDVIAFILPNLPETHWTIWGGEAAGIVFAINPLLEPALMTELMNAARPKVLVTLAPTPGADIWEKASQAAAHVPSLQHVLTVSPLTYLRHRLAPLLRWVARFKTPRQLAQARVQPLLPLISKAPAQALSFEGPSLDDKASYFCTGGTTGLPKIAVRTHRTEVANALELAATFGSEIEGAGRAVFCGLPLFHVNAQIGTGLTPWSVGAHVVLGTPQGYRAPGLIPRFWDIAAHHRFVFFSGVPTVYSALLQHPPKGQDLSELKYGVCGAAPMPVELFYRFQDETGVKILEGYGLTEGGCVSSINPPHGEARLGSIGLRLPWQDMAAFVLDDQGRWLRDAECDEVGVLAIRGPNLFQGYLNAAHNQGLWIDRPNGRGETERWLNTGDLGRQDADGYFWLTGRKKELIIRGGHNIDPKLIEEALHVHPAVALAAAVGRPDAHAGEVPVVYVQLREGRGATEAELMQHAQTQIAERAAWPKRIQVVETLPTTAIGKIFKPALTLQELASVVREEAQALGTDLLACDAIQDPRMGAVVRWQAADKNDELSARLARYTFKQERLH; encoded by the coding sequence ATGCCCTCTGTCGCCACTCTGCGACCCGCCCCGACCATCTCGATCGCCGCTGGCGTCCGGCAGCTGGACGATGTCCACGCCATCGAAGCCGGCGAGCCTGATCTCATCGGCCCTGTGCGCAACACCTACGAGCTGCTGCAACGCGGCGCGCAGCGGCATCCTGATGCGCCGGCCTTGAGCTTCTTCTTGCGCACGGAGGACCACACCACGCCGGTGGTCTGGACGCATCGCGAGTGGATGGCGCGCATCACCCAGGCGGCCAATGCCTTTCGCCAGCTCGGCGTGGGCCGCGATGACGTGATCGCCTTCATCCTGCCCAATTTGCCCGAAACGCACTGGACCATCTGGGGCGGCGAGGCGGCCGGCATCGTGTTCGCGATCAACCCGCTGCTGGAGCCGGCCTTGATGACAGAGCTCATGAATGCCGCGCGGCCCAAGGTGCTGGTCACGCTGGCACCTACGCCGGGTGCCGACATCTGGGAGAAAGCCTCACAAGCCGCAGCCCATGTGCCGAGCTTGCAGCATGTGCTCACGGTCAGCCCCCTGACGTACTTGCGCCATCGGCTGGCGCCACTGTTGCGCTGGGTGGCCCGATTCAAGACGCCGCGCCAGCTTGCGCAGGCCAGGGTCCAGCCCCTGTTGCCTTTGATCAGCAAGGCTCCGGCACAGGCGCTCAGCTTTGAAGGGCCCTCGCTGGATGACAAGGCCTCGTACTTTTGCACGGGCGGCACCACGGGCCTGCCCAAGATCGCCGTGCGCACACATCGCACCGAGGTGGCCAACGCGCTGGAACTGGCCGCCACCTTTGGCTCGGAGATCGAGGGGGCAGGCCGCGCGGTCTTCTGCGGCCTGCCGCTGTTCCATGTGAACGCGCAGATCGGCACGGGCCTGACGCCCTGGTCGGTGGGTGCACACGTGGTGCTGGGTACGCCGCAGGGTTACCGCGCGCCCGGCCTCATCCCGCGCTTCTGGGACATCGCGGCGCACCACCGCTTTGTGTTCTTCTCGGGCGTGCCCACGGTCTACTCGGCCTTGCTGCAGCATCCGCCCAAAGGGCAGGACCTGAGCGAGCTGAAGTACGGCGTGTGCGGGGCCGCGCCGATGCCGGTGGAGCTGTTCTACCGCTTCCAGGATGAGACGGGCGTCAAGATCCTGGAGGGCTATGGCCTGACCGAAGGGGGCTGTGTGTCCAGCATCAACCCGCCGCACGGTGAAGCACGACTGGGCTCGATCGGCCTGCGCTTGCCCTGGCAAGACATGGCCGCCTTCGTCCTGGATGATCAAGGCCGCTGGCTGCGCGATGCCGAGTGCGACGAAGTCGGTGTGCTGGCCATCCGCGGGCCCAACCTCTTCCAGGGTTATTTGAACGCCGCCCACAACCAGGGCCTGTGGATCGACCGCCCCAACGGGCGCGGCGAGACCGAGCGCTGGCTCAACACCGGCGACCTGGGGCGCCAGGATGCCGATGGCTACTTCTGGCTGACGGGTCGCAAGAAGGAGCTCATCATCCGCGGCGGCCACAACATCGACCCCAAGCTGATTGAAGAGGCCTTGCATGTGCACCCGGCCGTGGCGCTGGCGGCCGCTGTGGGGCGCCCTGATGCGCATGCCGGCGAGGTGCCGGTGGTCTATGTACAGCTGCGCGAGGGCAGGGGGGCCACGGAGGCCGAGCTGATGCAGCATGCGCAGACACAGATCGCGGAGCGGGCCGCCTGGCCCAAGCGCATCCAGGTGGTTGAGACATTACCGACAACGGCCATCGGCAAGATCTTCAAGCCAGCCTTGACGCTTCAGGAGCTGGCATCCGTGGTGCGCGAGGAAGCGCAGGCACTGGGGACGGATCTGCTTGCTTGCGACGCGATCCAGGACCCGCGCATGGGCGCCGTGGTGCGCTGGCAAGCCGCTGACAAGAACGACGAACTGAGCGCCCGCCTGGCTCGGTACACGTTCAAGCAGGAACGCCTGCACTGA
- a CDS encoding YceI family protein, with the protein MKSLLLVPALLAFAAQAAPVTYEIDPAHTYPSFEADHMGMSYWRGKLNKNTGTIVYDKVTGAGSVDVKMDLASIDFGLDAMNTWATGKEFFNVEKNPSATFKGHFDGAKAGVPSQVVGELTLNGKTRPMTLAIHQLKCMSHPMYKRDYCGADASGSFKRDEFGLDAGKDWGFKMDVNLRIQVEAVAKE; encoded by the coding sequence ATGAAGTCGCTGCTGCTCGTTCCCGCCCTGCTTGCCTTCGCCGCTCAGGCCGCGCCCGTGACCTACGAGATCGACCCCGCGCACACCTACCCCAGCTTCGAAGCCGACCACATGGGCATGTCCTACTGGCGCGGCAAGCTGAACAAGAACACCGGCACCATCGTGTACGACAAGGTCACCGGCGCCGGCAGCGTCGACGTGAAGATGGACCTGGCCAGCATCGACTTCGGGCTGGATGCGATGAACACCTGGGCCACCGGCAAGGAATTCTTCAACGTCGAGAAGAACCCGAGCGCGACGTTCAAGGGGCACTTCGACGGCGCCAAGGCCGGTGTGCCGAGCCAGGTGGTGGGCGAGCTGACGCTGAACGGCAAGACCAGGCCCATGACCCTGGCCATCCACCAGCTCAAGTGCATGTCGCACCCGATGTACAAACGCGACTACTGTGGCGCAGACGCTTCGGGCAGCTTCAAGCGCGACGAGTTCGGCCTGGATGCGGGCAAGGACTGGGGCTTCAAGATGGACGTGAACCTGCGCATCCAGGTGGAAGCCGTCGCGAAGGAATGA